From the genome of Pseudomonadota bacterium:
CGCGTGCCCGCGCAGTTCGAGGCCGACCTCGTGCAGGGTTTTCTCGTCATGGAGGACTTCGGCGACACCCTGTTCGCGGCGCACACCGGTGGCCCGGACGCGAGCGCGTGGTACGCGCGCGCCGTCGACCTGCTGGTGTCACTGCACCGGCTGAACCCGGCCACACGCGTGCGCTACGACCGCACGCTGATCGCACGCGAGCTCGACCAGTTCCCACGCCACTACCTCGCGGCCTTCAACCACCGGCTGACACCGGCGGAGGCACGACAGTGGGCCGACCTCTGTGCCTGGCTCGCCGACGCGTTCGAGGACGGGCCAGCGGTGTGGACCCACCGCGATTTTCACTGTCGAAACCTTTTGGTACTTGAGGACCAAACGCTCGGCGTCATCGACTACCAGGGCGCGCTGTCAGCACCGCCGGGATACGACCTCGCCTCGCTGCTGCGCGACTGCTACGTCGGGCTCCCCGAGACCGTGTTCGAGCACGCGCTGGCGCACTACGCCGACACCCAGGGCACCGACCTCGAG
Proteins encoded in this window:
- a CDS encoding phosphotransferase; this encodes MTADKAAPKDGRRAALQRWLAQCYPHASTLRPVAADAGSRRYFRFDTDNGTRVAVDSPPEREDNATFLSISAELAAAQVRVPAQFEADLVQGFLVMEDFGDTLFAAHTGGPDASAWYARAVDLLVSLHRLNPATRVRYDRTLIARELDQFPRHYLAAFNHRLTPAEARQWADLCAWLADAFEDGPAVWTHRDFHCRNLLVLEDQTLGVIDYQGALSAPPGYDLASLLRDCYVGLPETVFEHALAHYADTQGTDLERLRLGVDRLGLQRHLKCLGAFVRFARELDKPQFLPALPLTERYVRDVAARYPAAHWLGELLDRHPASALA